One part of the Salinimonas iocasae genome encodes these proteins:
- a CDS encoding PAS domain S-box protein, whose amino-acid sequence MNEPHDVVKRNLSAATLAVIENISDAVLLIDENSNIAYHNDQAEKITGLAEASLSGNSIYNAIESFEGSIFEKRYLSVLNTGKPEAFEAPFGPVFLWVWASIFQIDENYLCIAFHESAVKRRLEAVANSQREALSAALAGAPQSKVLNILTNAVEGQAGHIAMAAISLIDEESDLIRCATSSGLPKSMVNELNSVALSEADHPLTECYLTRELIKVSDLEGKTRWPAFSQAGIQAGMNAFWCTPLLSTQSKSVIGIFSVFYTEPRTPVESDRHVVDALSRSAAMIIERDRENKARLRAETALSANTETLNKQRRLYETALSNTPDLIYIFDLQGRFTYANDALLKMWGRTWEDAVGKTCFELDYEPWHAQMHMDEIQRVIETKKPIRGDVPFEGTHGRRIYDYIFVPVISDDGRVEAIAGSTRDVTERKEAEELAKKAEARRRLALEASHSFGIWDWDIQKNIFTADERLAELFNISREDAHYGVEIEKPLASIHPDDKPRITAAINASIENGTPYDEEYRIVQRNGSVRWASFRGRVIYDESGKAARFPGVGVDVTRERNAIDALHEADKRKDEFLATLAHELRNPLAPIRNSLAILQSDKFDTKQKDASFDLVERQVTQMIQLVDDLMDVSRITRGKIRLNRTPLNIKHVLDAATETVQPLIDECSHTLTISCGEDLWVSGDLIRLSQIFSNIINNAAKYTSQGGSININVSRDADNVFVAIRDNGAGIPQDKLTNVFDMFSQVEGMLERSKGGLGIGLTLVRRLTELHEGRVSVASEGAGQGTTFTVTLPLIDKPANIQVSETSAFSQTMQKSAINVLIADDNQDAAVTMGWLLEAKGCNVEVVESGEAALEAVASFIPDLVLLDIGMPGMNGYDLCIALQQNPALKHAIFVAQTGWGQPSHIQRSKASGFHHHLVKPINLDDLTPILLQVENHKLM is encoded by the coding sequence TTGAACGAACCTCATGATGTAGTAAAACGAAATCTGTCAGCCGCGACGCTGGCGGTAATTGAAAATATCTCTGATGCTGTGTTGTTAATTGATGAAAACAGCAACATCGCTTATCACAATGACCAGGCCGAAAAAATTACCGGACTGGCTGAGGCTTCGTTATCCGGTAACTCTATTTATAATGCTATTGAGAGTTTCGAAGGATCAATTTTCGAGAAACGATATCTTTCTGTTCTCAACACTGGCAAACCAGAGGCCTTCGAGGCGCCGTTCGGGCCTGTATTTCTCTGGGTTTGGGCAAGTATTTTCCAGATTGATGAAAATTATTTATGTATCGCATTTCATGAAAGCGCTGTAAAACGCAGACTTGAAGCTGTTGCAAATAGTCAGCGGGAGGCACTGAGCGCAGCGCTGGCAGGTGCGCCCCAGTCAAAGGTGCTGAACATTTTAACAAATGCGGTAGAAGGGCAGGCCGGGCACATTGCTATGGCGGCGATTTCTCTGATTGACGAGGAAAGTGATCTTATTCGCTGTGCAACCTCTTCAGGCTTGCCGAAAAGCATGGTTAATGAACTGAATAGTGTTGCCTTATCAGAGGCCGACCATCCCCTTACCGAATGCTACCTGACCAGAGAGCTTATCAAAGTTTCTGATTTGGAGGGTAAGACCCGGTGGCCTGCATTTAGTCAGGCAGGCATTCAGGCAGGTATGAATGCATTCTGGTGTACGCCACTTCTCTCTACGCAAAGTAAATCTGTAATCGGTATCTTTTCTGTTTTTTATACCGAGCCCCGCACGCCGGTTGAGTCTGACCGACATGTTGTTGATGCATTATCGCGCTCAGCGGCAATGATCATTGAAAGGGACAGAGAAAACAAAGCGCGCTTGCGTGCTGAAACAGCATTGTCTGCCAATACAGAAACATTAAACAAACAACGTAGGCTTTATGAGACTGCGTTATCCAACACACCTGATCTGATCTACATCTTCGATCTGCAGGGAAGATTTACTTATGCCAATGATGCGCTACTGAAGATGTGGGGGCGTACCTGGGAAGATGCCGTAGGTAAAACGTGCTTTGAGCTTGATTACGAGCCCTGGCACGCGCAAATGCACATGGATGAAATTCAGCGCGTAATAGAGACCAAAAAACCGATACGGGGCGATGTCCCCTTTGAAGGCACTCACGGACGACGAATTTACGATTATATTTTTGTTCCGGTTATTTCTGATGACGGACGGGTAGAGGCAATTGCCGGGTCTACCCGGGATGTAACAGAAAGAAAAGAAGCTGAAGAGTTGGCCAAGAAAGCTGAAGCCCGGCGCCGACTTGCTCTTGAAGCATCACACAGCTTTGGTATTTGGGACTGGGATATCCAAAAGAATATATTCACCGCAGATGAGCGCTTAGCTGAACTATTCAATATCAGTCGTGAGGATGCGCATTACGGCGTGGAAATCGAAAAACCATTAGCCTCTATTCATCCCGACGATAAGCCACGTATTACCGCAGCGATTAATGCAAGTATAGAGAACGGTACGCCCTATGATGAGGAGTACCGGATTGTTCAGCGAAATGGCAGCGTTCGGTGGGCGTCGTTCCGGGGCCGGGTTATATACGATGAGTCCGGAAAGGCGGCCAGATTCCCCGGGGTAGGAGTGGATGTCACTCGCGAACGCAACGCCATTGATGCTCTGCATGAAGCAGATAAACGAAAAGATGAGTTTCTGGCAACACTTGCACACGAGTTACGAAACCCGCTGGCGCCAATAAGGAATTCGTTGGCGATATTACAATCTGATAAATTCGATACGAAACAAAAAGACGCTTCTTTTGATCTGGTAGAACGCCAGGTTACTCAAATGATCCAATTGGTGGATGATTTGATGGATGTATCCCGTATCACTCGCGGGAAAATACGGTTGAATCGCACGCCTTTAAATATAAAGCACGTATTGGATGCCGCGACAGAAACAGTGCAGCCATTGATTGATGAATGCTCGCATACGCTCACCATTAGCTGTGGGGAAGATTTATGGGTAAGTGGCGACCTAATCCGACTCTCACAGATTTTTTCCAACATTATTAATAATGCGGCAAAATACACCTCTCAGGGTGGCAGCATTAATATCAACGTCTCCCGCGACGCTGACAATGTTTTTGTGGCTATCAGGGACAATGGGGCTGGCATCCCGCAGGATAAGCTTACCAATGTATTTGATATGTTTTCTCAGGTGGAAGGGATGCTTGAGCGTTCTAAGGGCGGCCTGGGGATTGGTTTAACACTGGTCAGAAGACTTACTGAGCTTCATGAGGGGCGGGTTAGTGTTGCCAGCGAGGGAGCGGGTCAGGGAACAACTTTCACTGTGACACTGCCGCTCATAGATAAACCAGCCAATATTCAGGTCAGTGAAACATCAGCCTTCAGTCAGACCATGCAAAAGTCTGCAATCAATGTACTTATTGCAGATGACAATCAGGATGCGGCGGTGACTATGGGATGGTTGCTGGAAGCAAAAGGTTGCAATGTTGAAGTGGTAGAAAGCGGTGAAGCAGCGCTTGAAGCGGTTGCGTCCTTTATCCCCGACCTGGTCCTGCTCGATATTGGCATGCCGGGGATGAATGGCTACGACCTGTGTATCGCACTGCAACAAAATCCTGCACTTAAACATGCTATTTTTGTGGCTCAAACCGGCTGGGGACAACCATCCCACATTCAGCGTTCAAAAGCGTCCGGTTTTCATCACCATCTGGTTAAACCAATCAATCTTGATGATTTAACACCAATCCTATTACAGGTTGAGAACCATAAACTAATGTAA
- a CDS encoding cache domain-containing protein, whose product MLSKFSIKTRLISLATLPLILLTLILLLVTASQIKKMQSESVRSAEEILTESKREELKHIIDMAYSAIAPLYEGGGNRDDAVAILQNMSFGEDGYIFGYTEDAVRVFSGNSQSNIGESYYDFQDTNGVYLIRDLIAAGKKNATGESSEFVTYHFPRLGGDIAYPKLSYAIFLDEWNLMIGTGIYIDHIEQQVSTLEAIISESSEHLLMLVLLWP is encoded by the coding sequence ATGCTAAGTAAGTTTTCTATTAAAACGCGCCTTATATCACTGGCTACACTGCCACTTATCCTGCTCACACTCATTTTGCTGTTGGTTACTGCCAGTCAGATTAAGAAGATGCAGAGTGAAAGCGTACGCAGTGCAGAAGAAATACTCACAGAAAGCAAGCGGGAAGAGCTTAAACATATCATCGACATGGCTTACTCAGCGATAGCGCCCCTGTATGAGGGGGGAGGAAACAGAGATGATGCCGTAGCAATTCTGCAGAATATGTCGTTTGGTGAAGACGGTTATATTTTTGGTTACACAGAAGATGCTGTGCGCGTTTTCAGTGGCAACAGCCAGTCTAATATTGGGGAAAGTTACTATGACTTCCAGGATACCAATGGCGTTTATCTGATTAGGGATCTTATTGCCGCAGGTAAGAAAAATGCGACGGGGGAGTCTTCCGAGTTCGTGACCTATCATTTTCCCCGACTGGGCGGAGATATCGCTTATCCGAAGCTTTCGTACGCTATTTTTCTCGATGAATGGAACCTGATGATTGGTACCGGTATTTATATTGACCACATAGAGCAACAGGTCAGTACGCTCGAAGCAATCATAAGCGAGTCCAGTGAGCATTTGCTGATGCTGGTATTATTGTGGCCCTGA
- a CDS encoding methyl-accepting chemotaxis protein, giving the protein MISRSILRPLDEATQSIFSLSQGEGDLTQRLDVSDEHEMGALATQTNALLSTLQTLIQKVKQVAHSVSEQGHTLTDQANNINQLSAAQHTEIDQIASATTQMSESASQAAHNASNAARAARNAEQESHAALASVERTRGEMHSLTDALARTSDVVSHVGADVENISVVLQVIENIAEQTNLLALNAAIEAARAGEQGRGFAVVADEVRTLASRTQGSTEEIQQMIDKLQKGARNAANVMAASIKNSENTSTGIDATAANLDAISQAVNTLTDENTQIATAAEQQRVVSGDISGRISGVAGQTTELAGISTQNARVANELEDKVRELEGLIGQFRV; this is encoded by the coding sequence ATGATTTCACGCTCTATTCTCAGGCCCCTAGATGAAGCCACACAATCTATTTTCAGTTTATCCCAGGGCGAAGGTGATTTAACTCAGCGCCTCGATGTTTCAGATGAACATGAAATGGGCGCATTGGCAACACAGACCAACGCACTGTTGTCCACGCTCCAGACGCTTATACAAAAGGTCAAACAGGTTGCCCATTCAGTGTCGGAACAAGGACATACGCTCACTGACCAGGCTAACAATATAAACCAGTTAAGCGCTGCCCAGCATACAGAGATCGATCAAATCGCCTCAGCCACCACACAAATGTCTGAGTCCGCCTCGCAAGCAGCGCACAATGCGTCCAACGCAGCACGTGCTGCTCGCAATGCAGAACAGGAAAGTCATGCGGCGCTTGCCAGTGTAGAGCGAACCCGCGGGGAGATGCATAGCCTGACTGATGCACTGGCCAGAACCAGTGATGTTGTGAGCCATGTGGGCGCAGATGTTGAAAACATCAGTGTAGTATTACAGGTCATCGAAAATATCGCTGAACAGACCAACCTGCTCGCCCTCAATGCAGCTATCGAAGCGGCGCGTGCCGGTGAACAGGGACGAGGCTTTGCGGTTGTTGCCGATGAGGTGAGAACACTTGCCTCCAGAACACAGGGCAGCACGGAAGAAATACAGCAAATGATCGATAAACTGCAAAAAGGCGCCAGAAATGCAGCCAATGTGATGGCGGCCAGTATCAAAAATAGTGAAAACACGTCCACTGGTATTGATGCCACCGCCGCAAACCTCGATGCGATTAGCCAGGCGGTGAATACACTTACTGACGAAAATACGCAAATCGCCACAGCCGCAGAACAGCAACGTGTAGTCAGTGGTGACATTTCTGGCAGAATTTCCGGGGTTGCAGGACAGACTACCGAACTGGCTGGAATTTCTACACAAAACGCCCGGGTGGCTAACGAGCTTGAGGACAAAGTAAGAGAACTGGAAGGCTTAATCGGCCAGTTCAGAGTATAA
- a CDS encoding substrate-binding periplasmic protein, translating into MNISYSIHSFNNWLLTEVVSTMFSTFSVSGYALLYRTLSVVIFVTLSFQSMANSEPKASTAWPAYVEAAIDNAPPYRIIAGGSISGIYVDIYEEVMRHLNVETAYFEVPFKRALHLLKVGQVDVMLGPIKNDERDDYADFSVPAFPPVKKLVLVNNTDNIIRNVADFRGKTIGVQRGSDYLTFLKTVPNINIVSLNDYRQALILLKAGRVDLVIIPELIATSVMKRLQLSFIRSPYIIAGEDCYIAIFKSSPVRFHIKEIKAALEYVKASGRYDKIVQRYINNYEQIDDNQVFGRD; encoded by the coding sequence ATGAATATTAGCTATTCTATACATTCTTTCAACAACTGGTTGTTGACTGAGGTAGTCAGTACGATGTTTTCCACATTTTCTGTATCTGGTTACGCTTTGCTATATCGCACTTTGTCGGTCGTTATATTTGTCACGCTTTCATTTCAGTCTATGGCCAACTCTGAGCCGAAAGCCTCTACAGCCTGGCCAGCCTATGTAGAAGCTGCCATAGATAATGCACCGCCGTACAGGATAATCGCGGGTGGTAGCATCAGTGGTATTTACGTGGATATTTACGAAGAGGTAATGCGACATCTCAACGTCGAAACCGCTTACTTTGAAGTGCCTTTCAAACGCGCACTGCATTTGTTGAAGGTGGGGCAGGTGGATGTGATGCTTGGGCCGATTAAAAATGATGAGCGTGATGATTATGCCGACTTTTCTGTCCCGGCTTTTCCTCCGGTGAAAAAATTAGTCTTAGTGAACAACACTGACAATATTATACGAAATGTAGCAGATTTCAGAGGTAAAACGATAGGCGTCCAGCGCGGAAGTGACTACCTGACCTTTCTAAAAACAGTCCCGAACATAAACATCGTAAGTCTTAATGATTACCGTCAGGCGTTAATATTGCTTAAAGCTGGACGTGTAGATCTGGTTATCATTCCAGAACTGATAGCAACATCTGTGATGAAACGATTGCAACTTAGCTTTATTCGCTCACCTTATATTATCGCCGGTGAAGATTGCTATATCGCCATTTTTAAAAGCTCGCCCGTCCGCTTTCATATTAAGGAGATCAAAGCGGCGCTGGAATATGTCAAAGCGAGCGGTCGGTATGACAAAATCGTACAGCGCTATATCAATAATTATGAGCAGATAGATGATAACCAGGTCTTCGGCCGAGACTAA
- a CDS encoding sensor domain-containing diguanylate cyclase yields the protein MNIEQMRSVLDSLPDPVFNLSTSGKYVALFGGQDVRYYHDGTSLVGQNLYDVLKPEKADYFVRKINEALTSGEMMVEEYELSDKDILGLPDEGPEDPIWFEGRIQALDFKVDDESVVLWVASNISERYQLEKKLRYWGDTDQLTELYNRRRLEQDLAAHLASFNRYDISTSVLMLDLDNLKSVNDIEGHHKGDEIIVALADILRKQMREADAAYRYGGDEFVIVLPNTEIKQAISFAERLNSQFATHAESLTIGDIAVTVSIGVTAISADDDSHETTLRRADKLLYDAKNKGKNKVTGF from the coding sequence ATGAATATCGAACAGATGCGGTCAGTGTTGGATTCATTGCCCGATCCCGTATTTAATCTTTCTACTTCAGGGAAGTACGTTGCGCTGTTCGGTGGCCAGGATGTCCGTTATTACCATGATGGGACCTCGCTGGTTGGTCAGAATTTATATGATGTTCTTAAGCCAGAGAAGGCCGACTATTTTGTTCGCAAAATCAATGAGGCGCTCACATCCGGTGAAATGATGGTGGAAGAATATGAGCTCAGTGACAAAGATATTCTGGGCTTACCCGATGAAGGTCCTGAAGACCCTATTTGGTTTGAGGGAAGGATTCAGGCGCTTGATTTCAAGGTGGATGATGAATCTGTGGTGCTCTGGGTAGCCAGCAATATCTCTGAGCGCTATCAGTTAGAGAAGAAACTTCGCTATTGGGGTGATACCGATCAACTGACTGAGCTTTATAATCGCCGTCGCCTTGAGCAGGATCTTGCCGCCCATTTAGCTAGTTTTAATCGTTACGATATCTCAACATCCGTGCTTATGCTTGATTTGGATAATCTCAAATCAGTCAATGATATAGAAGGGCATCATAAGGGCGATGAAATCATTGTTGCGCTTGCTGATATCCTGCGCAAACAAATGCGTGAAGCTGATGCCGCTTACCGTTATGGTGGCGATGAGTTTGTTATTGTATTGCCAAATACGGAGATTAAGCAGGCGATTTCATTCGCTGAGCGGCTCAATAGTCAGTTTGCGACCCACGCAGAGTCGTTAACGATAGGAGATATTGCCGTTACAGTCAGCATTGGTGTTACCGCTATTTCGGCTGATGATGATTCTCACGAAACCACACTTCGCCGTGCAGACAAGCTGCTTTATGACGCTAAGAACAAAGGCAAGAACAAGGTGACAGGCTTTTAG
- a CDS encoding CreA family protein: protein MKKTLSLLTAVLLLGACSDENSVRTGIFSASTVDWEVAKDPDIPGVTCHVQHISANLSISDPSNMSIACRQSDEITLFDLEKAEIEEPKMIFKESKSIFFKSIKVRRTYDEENQVIVYTAFSTKETSGSFKHAISTVPLYGTEAFRDN, encoded by the coding sequence ATGAAAAAAACGTTATCACTCCTGACTGCAGTACTGTTGTTGGGCGCGTGTTCAGATGAGAATTCAGTCAGAACAGGTATTTTCAGCGCCTCTACAGTGGATTGGGAGGTTGCAAAAGATCCGGATATTCCGGGCGTGACCTGCCATGTTCAACATATCTCTGCCAACCTATCTATCAGCGACCCGTCAAATATGTCTATTGCCTGTCGCCAGTCTGATGAAATTACACTGTTCGATTTAGAAAAAGCAGAAATTGAAGAGCCGAAAATGATATTTAAAGAATCAAAATCGATTTTCTTTAAATCCATAAAAGTCCGGCGAACCTATGATGAGGAAAACCAGGTAATTGTTTATACGGCGTTTTCGACTAAGGAAACGAGTGGCAGTTTTAAACATGCTATTTCGACGGTGCCGTTGTATGGCACTGAAGCTTTCCGGGACAACTAA
- a CDS encoding esterase/lipase family protein, producing the protein MKKVLMLITLTLSLVLPTTNAQASTYAKTQYPIVLVHGLFGFDDVLWVDYFYKIPYKLSRQGAVVYTSTVSPANSTEVRGEQLLAYIDQVLAHSGADKVNLIGHSHGGPTARYAASVAPQKVASVTSVGGVNQGSKVADIMRAGLAEGSTLEGVAATTFNAFANLLELISGSGVSGLPTDSIAALNSLSTEGSRKFNARYPEGLPSSYCANDGKMRESNGVLYFSWSGGSTYTNVLDAADPFLALTGLSFGEKNDGLVSSCSSRLGYVIRDDYRMNHLDEVNQTLGIHHLFETDPVQVFIKHANRLKSLGL; encoded by the coding sequence ATGAAAAAAGTGCTGATGCTAATCACGCTCACCCTTTCACTAGTTTTACCCACCACTAATGCTCAGGCATCTACGTATGCCAAAACTCAGTATCCCATTGTTCTTGTTCACGGTTTGTTTGGCTTTGACGATGTATTGTGGGTAGATTACTTCTATAAAATTCCATACAAACTCTCCCGTCAGGGAGCTGTTGTTTATACCTCTACCGTTTCGCCGGCAAACTCAACAGAAGTTCGCGGTGAGCAGTTGCTAGCGTATATCGATCAGGTGCTCGCGCACTCAGGTGCTGATAAAGTAAATCTGATTGGACATAGTCATGGTGGACCAACCGCCCGCTATGCGGCCAGTGTCGCACCACAAAAAGTAGCATCGGTAACATCCGTGGGTGGTGTTAATCAGGGAAGTAAAGTTGCCGATATTATGCGTGCAGGTTTAGCTGAGGGCTCGACCCTTGAAGGCGTTGCAGCTACCACCTTTAATGCATTTGCTAATCTGCTGGAGCTGATATCAGGCTCGGGGGTTTCAGGCTTACCTACCGACAGTATTGCTGCTTTGAATTCCTTATCGACTGAAGGCAGTAGGAAATTCAATGCGCGCTACCCTGAAGGCTTGCCAAGTAGCTACTGTGCTAACGACGGAAAAATGCGCGAATCTAATGGAGTGCTCTATTTCTCCTGGAGCGGTGGCAGCACCTATACCAATGTTCTGGATGCTGCGGATCCTTTTCTTGCCCTCACCGGCTTGTCTTTCGGCGAAAAAAATGATGGTTTGGTATCCTCGTGCAGCTCACGCCTGGGCTATGTAATACGTGATGATTATCGTATGAACCATCTTGATGAGGTTAATCAGACATTGGGTATACATCACTTGTTTGAAACTGATCCGGTTCAGGTCTTCATCAAGCATGCAAATCGCCTGAAATCACTGGGCTTATAA
- a CDS encoding lipase secretion chaperone, with the protein MLRRGHALFTALAAGAIITGWALWFDSDLSQPRSDILKPEASTSGQSLFSRTANEVTLADKKQHKGSSVSAKRFLLNADTRIRFDRFIFEHEGRAPASLKELYATQVEKQQYEPKSSAYLTDLFNRYINYKVQLKALDAPVSSTDIRAMTYRLQSKQDLQHTLFTQQEYRHFFSQDAAYDNAALERLQIAADQVLSGKQKSDFIEEQLNSLPDSQKKSFQPSINVNRLSELQRTYDSPEVCYQAVSAEFGHDVARRLNKSADDQSQWQEKVKSFRRWRNNLMRSDALSEDQVEAQVSQKKASMFTKTEQRRLQVYLENPALLEEGGS; encoded by the coding sequence ATGTTGCGTCGCGGACATGCACTGTTTACGGCATTGGCCGCCGGCGCCATTATAACCGGCTGGGCGCTGTGGTTTGATAGCGACTTATCGCAGCCCCGGTCAGATATACTCAAGCCGGAAGCATCAACGTCTGGTCAATCATTGTTTTCACGGACTGCAAATGAAGTCACGTTGGCTGACAAAAAGCAACATAAAGGCAGTTCTGTCAGTGCCAAACGGTTCTTACTAAACGCAGATACAAGAATCCGGTTCGACCGCTTTATCTTTGAACATGAAGGACGCGCACCAGCATCGTTAAAAGAACTGTATGCTACTCAGGTAGAGAAGCAGCAATATGAACCTAAGTCATCAGCGTATTTAACCGACCTGTTTAATCGTTATATTAATTATAAGGTGCAATTGAAGGCACTTGATGCGCCTGTCAGCTCTACAGATATTCGTGCGATGACATATCGACTGCAATCAAAACAGGACTTGCAGCACACGCTTTTTACTCAACAAGAGTATCGCCACTTTTTCTCTCAGGACGCAGCCTATGATAATGCCGCGCTTGAGCGCTTACAGATAGCCGCAGATCAGGTATTATCTGGCAAGCAAAAATCTGACTTCATCGAAGAGCAGCTGAATAGCTTGCCAGATTCTCAGAAAAAAAGTTTCCAGCCGAGTATAAATGTAAACCGGTTGAGCGAACTACAGCGAACCTACGATAGCCCGGAAGTGTGTTACCAGGCAGTCTCGGCTGAATTCGGACACGATGTTGCGCGACGGCTCAATAAGTCGGCAGACGATCAGTCCCAGTGGCAGGAGAAGGTGAAGTCGTTCAGGCGTTGGCGCAACAACCTTATGCGCTCAGACGCGCTGTCTGAGGACCAGGTTGAGGCACAGGTAAGCCAGAAAAAAGCATCAATGTTTACAAAGACAGAACAACGCAGATTACAGGTTTACCTGGAAAACCCGGCGCTGCTGGAAGAAGGCGGCTCGTAG
- a CDS encoding dienelactone hydrolase family protein, with translation MAITTRTIEYTVNGKVFEGLLATDGRSSRPSVMICHAWGGRKEHEEETAKRVAELGYTAFAADVYGKDVRGETIEENQALMTPLVEDRDELQERLRGALNALCEQAETDENNVSVTGFCFGGLCALDMARTNAPVIGVSAFHAVIGKPGKPGSDDILPKVMCFQGFDDPMADPDALVSFGKEMTDRNADWQLHVFGGVSHAFTNPDASNDELGLKYNKQASERSWEMFKSYLWEMFE, from the coding sequence ATGGCAATTACCACACGCACTATTGAGTACACGGTTAACGGAAAGGTTTTCGAGGGACTATTGGCAACTGACGGACGAAGTTCCCGCCCGTCGGTAATGATTTGCCATGCATGGGGCGGCCGTAAGGAACATGAAGAAGAGACTGCAAAGCGGGTAGCCGAACTCGGATATACAGCGTTTGCGGCAGATGTATACGGCAAAGACGTTCGCGGTGAGACAATAGAAGAAAATCAGGCATTAATGACGCCTTTGGTTGAAGACCGTGATGAATTACAGGAACGACTCCGGGGAGCGCTTAACGCGCTTTGTGAGCAGGCTGAAACAGATGAAAACAATGTGTCGGTTACAGGGTTTTGTTTCGGTGGTCTTTGCGCACTGGACATGGCACGTACCAATGCACCAGTTATCGGCGTATCGGCATTTCACGCTGTGATTGGTAAGCCCGGCAAGCCTGGTAGTGATGATATCCTGCCTAAAGTAATGTGCTTTCAGGGATTTGATGATCCTATGGCAGATCCCGATGCATTAGTCAGCTTTGGCAAAGAAATGACGGATAGGAATGCAGACTGGCAACTGCATGTTTTCGGCGGGGTATCTCATGCATTCACTAATCCTGATGCCAGTAACGATGAGTTAGGACTTAAATACAATAAGCAGGCTTCAGAGCGCTCCTGGGAAATGTTTAAAAGCTATCTTTGGGAGATGTTCGAATAA
- the rluF gene encoding 23S rRNA pseudouridine(2604) synthase RluF → MQTTNPTRLNKFISETGFCSRRDADKYIEQGAVQINGVRAEVGTKVMPGDTVKVNGKRIKPADKSKFVVLALNKPVGVVSTTDSAEKANIVNHVRYKERIFPIGRLDKDSQGLIFMTNNGDLVNKVLRAGNKHEKEYVVTVDKPVTEEFLSGMRGGVPILGTTTKRCKVIKEGHFSFRITLIEGLNRQIRRMCSYFSYEVTKLERVRIMNVKLKGLKTGQWRELSKDELSTLLKSVEHSSSEAPAGHRSSRPKSTKPVKPRINNPGKSAGKSRSENRSRGTLSLNTGNKTKRKPAR, encoded by the coding sequence ATGCAAACTACTAATCCAACACGCTTAAATAAATTTATCAGCGAGACAGGTTTCTGTTCGCGGCGCGACGCCGATAAATACATAGAACAGGGAGCTGTTCAAATAAATGGTGTGCGTGCTGAGGTGGGTACAAAGGTCATGCCGGGCGATACGGTTAAAGTCAATGGCAAGCGGATAAAACCTGCAGACAAGAGCAAATTTGTCGTTTTAGCATTAAATAAACCAGTGGGCGTGGTAAGCACCACGGATAGTGCTGAAAAGGCAAATATTGTTAACCATGTACGCTACAAAGAGCGTATCTTCCCTATCGGACGACTTGACAAAGATTCTCAGGGCCTCATTTTTATGACCAACAATGGTGATTTGGTCAATAAGGTTTTACGGGCGGGTAACAAGCACGAAAAAGAATACGTGGTGACAGTAGACAAGCCCGTTACTGAAGAGTTTTTGAGTGGTATGCGTGGCGGAGTGCCCATTCTGGGAACAACGACTAAGCGTTGTAAGGTCATCAAAGAGGGTCACTTTTCTTTCAGAATTACATTGATAGAAGGGCTGAATCGTCAGATTAGAAGGATGTGTAGTTATTTCAGTTACGAGGTAACGAAGCTGGAGCGCGTCCGGATTATGAACGTAAAACTCAAAGGCCTGAAAACCGGTCAGTGGCGTGAGTTATCAAAGGACGAACTGTCTACCCTGCTTAAATCTGTTGAACATTCTTCTTCTGAAGCCCCGGCCGGACATCGCAGCTCTCGACCCAAATCAACCAAACCGGTAAAACCGCGCATTAACAACCCGGGAAAAAGTGCAGGAAAAAGCCGTTCTGAGAATCGTTCACGCGGAACGCTGAGTCTGAACACTGGCAACAAAACCAAACGTAAGCCTGCCCGATAA